The Sorangiineae bacterium MSr11954 DNA segment TGACGCGCGGAGGGGATGCGCACGACCACCGATGCGCCCTCCCGAACGCGCTCGAACGGCTCGACGAAGCCGACCGCTTCGCCCGCCGCAAAGCACGGCACGCAAAAGCCCACACTCCAAAACTCCGCGCGCCGCGCCTCGAGAAAGCGATGCGGCTCGCCGGCCGGCACCAGCAGAACGTCGCCCGCCTCGAGCATCCACCGCCCGCGCTGCTCGAACCGCAAGCTCCCCTCCGTATAAAAGGAGAGCGCCGCGTACGTGTGCGTGGCCAGCGCGCGGGCGACGCGCGTGCCATCTTTCGCGTACCGCGCCGCGAACATGGGCGCGCCCGCGCCGAGGAGCCCTTCGTCGAGCGGCGAGGAGGTCATGGATGAAACGGCGGTCACCCGCTCATGATGCCCCGGTCCACCTGCGGATGCGAGGGCTTCGCGCGGCCGGGACCGTCACCCGCGCGCTTCGGCGGCCCGTATGCGGGCGCGCGCGTCACGTCCACGTCGCGCACCGCGATGGCGCCAGGGCCGGACGCCGCCGGCCCCGATTTCGAACCGAAGCGCACCCGAAGCCACGATCCGCGGTGCAACGTTCGACCCCGATTCCGGCGCGCGGTTCGCGGCCGGCCTGGACTTGTTTCTCGCAGGCCTCAAAGTACGGATCGACGCGGCGAAGTGAGCCGCGAAGAACCTCGATGGCCACCAAGATCGAAGAGCTCGACATCAACTTGCTTTTGGCGTTCGACGCCTTGCTCGACAGCCACAACGTGACCCAGGCCGCCCGAAAGCTCGGCATCACCCAGCCTGCGCTCTCCGCCCGGCTCGGGAGGCTGCGCGCGCTGTTCGACGATCGCTTGTTCATCCCCGGCGCCTCGGGGCGAGGGGTCGTCCCGACGTTTCGTGCGCTCGAGTTGAAGCCCCTCGTCCACGACGTGGTCGAACACCTTCGCGCGCTGACCACGCCGATGGTGGCGTTCGATCCTGCACGGAGCGCGCGGACGTTCGTCCTCGCCGCCTACGAGAACCCCGGCACCGTGCTGGCGACCCGCCTGGTGCCGCGCGTGCGTGCGCGGGCCCCGGCCATCCGGCTCGCGTTCGTGCTGCCGCAACCTGGGGCCATGGCCGCCGAGCTGGAGTCGGGGAAGGTGGACCTCTTCATCGGCGGGACCGGCCGCGCGGACAGCACCTTGATGAGCCGCACCTTGTTCAAAGAGGACTTCGTCACCGCCCAGCGAAAAGGGCACCCGCGGGGCACCGGCCCATTGACCTTGCAGGAGTTCTGCACCTTGGAGCACCTGCTCGTCTCGTCGAGGGGCGGCGGCTTTTCGGGCCTGGTGGACGAGGCGCTGGAGCGGCGCGGGTGCGAGCGCCGGGTCACCGTATCGGTCCAGAGTTATGCCATGGCGCCGCTCATCGTGGCCAACAGCGATCTGGTGTGCACCCTGCCGCGCCGCTTCCTCCAGCGGTTCGCGAGCTCCATCGATGCCGTGTCGCCGCCGGTGGAGCTCGAGCACTTCGAGTTCGTGGCCTATTGGCACGAGCGCAGCCATCACGATCCCGGGCACCGCTGGCTGCGCCAACTGGTGTTCGCCGTGGCGGAAGAAACCGGCGCGCCCACCGCTCCTGCCCGCTGACGAGCGGCGTCTTCGCGCTACTTCACCTGGCGGTTGGTGTAATCGACCGGCACCCATGAATAGCCGCCGTCGCCCTCGCCGCGGATATGCCCGACGCCGGGAAATGACAAATGGGGCGCGCCGATGAGCACGCGCTCGCGCGCGAAGATCGGGAAATTCTGCGCGCGCACCCAGGCGGCGTTTCGCGGATCGAGATCGTAGGTGATGGTGATGTTGGGCCGCGGGAACTGGACGGCGGCGACGTGAATGATATCCCCGATGAAGCAGATCTTCTCGCCCCGGCTCTCGGCGACGAAGAAGGCCGTCCCGGGGGTGTGGCCGGGGTGGAGGCTCGCGGTGATGCCGGGGAGCACCTCGGTGGTCCAGCGGAACGTGCGGACCTTTCCGAGATCGACATAGGGTTTGAGGATCTTGATCGCTTGATCGAAATACTTGATGTCGTATCCCGTTCGCGCGGCGTTGGAGCGGTCCAGGAAGAAGTCGACGTCGGCCTTGGCGACGTGCACGGTGGCATTTGGAAAGACGAGGTTGCCGTCGGCCATCAGTCCGCCGATGTGATCGGAGTGCACGTGCGTGATGAGAATGTCCGTGATCTGTTGCGGGCGAAACCCGGCCGCGGCGAGGCTGGAGACGAGCTTGCCGCCATTGCCGGGGCCGAACAACTCACCCGCGCCGGTGTCGACGAGCACCAGCCGGGGCCCTGATTCGATGACATAGACGTTGATGGATGCCTCGACCGGGTTGGTGAGGTACGAGCGATGCAACCATCGATCGACCTCGCCAGGTGTCGTATTCGTCAGGAGCTGGTGCAGATCTTGAGCTACGCTCCCATCCGACAGCGCGGTCAGGTGCAAATCGCCGACATCGAATCGATAAACGCCCGGCACTTGCAACCGCGGCTTGTTGTACGACGGCGTCGCCGGCGCCGACGCGGTCGATTGCGCTTCGACCTTCGCCGGGTGCGCCGCCAACGCGAACGCGAGCGCCAACCCAAAAAGTCCGATACGTGATTTGGTCATCATTTTCGTCGTCACCTCCATCGCTTCGACACCGTGGTTGTAACGACAGGCGGTCCGAAGAGAAGGCGAGCGGGCTCGATGGCACCCATAGGCGCGCGTGATACGTCGGTTTTGCGCGGCAGAGGTTGGCAGTGCCCGCGAACCATGAAAATTTCCATGCGCCAACCGCGCCCGGGCCGCGTCCTCTATTTCGAAACGAGAATACGGGAGACGATGGGGATGAACGAACGACCTTATCTCGATCTTGCGTCGCCGCCGCGGATGGCCTTCGCCGCCTTGACGAGCTTGTTCCTGGCCTGTGGCGTGGACCACCCTTCGGGGAAGCCCTCCGATCCGACCTTGGGGGCCGATGGCCGGCCTTCGCCCGCGGCCCGTCCGAGCGACGGCGGAGCCAAAGGCGATGGGCGCGCGCCCGCGCAGTGGGTGCTGCGCCACGGGCGCATCCGCACGATGCGCGAGGCGCAGCCCTTTGCCGAAGCGGTGGCCGTGCGCGATGGCGCCATCGTGTTCGTCGGCGCGAACGATCGCGCGGGCGAATACATCGGGTCCGGGACCCGCGTGGTCGATCTTCGGGGGCGCTATGTGCTCCCGGGCCTTCACGACGTGCACCAGCACACCATCGAAGCGCACGTGCCCGTCGTGTCGTGCCGCCTCGATCCCGAGGTCACCAACCCGGAAGATTACGTCCGCGCGGTGAAGCGGTGCCAGACCGCGGAGGGCACCTCGTGGGTGCTGGGCAACGGTCACGAAATCGAGACGATCCTCGCCGCCAAGCGCCCGCCGCGTGCGATCCTCGACGATGCCATCCCGGACCGGCCGGTGGCCATCCTCGACTCCACCTCGCACAGCACGTGGGTCAACACGCGCGCCCTCGAGGTGCTCGGAATCACCGCCAGCACGCGCGATCCGCAGGGCGGCTTGATCCTCCGCGAGCCCTCCGGAAAGCCCAATGGGCTCTTGATCGACGCGGCCGGCGAGTGGCCGTGGGACCGCGCGCTGGCCGTCAACCCCACCTTGGCGCGCATCAACGATCGCGCCCTTTTGGATGCCATGGCCCATGACAACTCGGTCGGCATCACCTCGGCGTGCGATGCGCGTGTGTATTGGGAGCGCGGCTACTTGGATGCGTACCGGCGCGCCGAGGCCAAGGGCGAAATGTCCGTGCGCATGGTGCTCGGGCTGTGGGCGTATCCGTTGAAGGACGACGATACGCAAATTGGAATGCTCAAAGGCATGTACCGCGACCAAGGCGGAATGGTCCGGGTGAGCCAGATCAAGATCTACGCGGATGGCTTGACCCAGAACACCACCGCGGCCCTGCTGGAGCCGTACCTGGCCAAGACCTTGGGCCCCGATCGCGGCCTCGAGTACTTCCCGCCGGCGCGCCTCGTTCGCTATGTGCGCGAGCTGCAAGGGACGGGCTTCGATATGCATATTCACACCATCGGCGACCGGGGCGTGCGGCAAGCGCTGGACGCCATCGAGTCGGTGCGCGGGGAGCCCGGCGGTGCGGCCGCGCGGCATCGGCTCACGCACGTGGAGCTGGTGCACCCGCGCGATGTGCCGCGCTTTCGCGCGCTGGGCGTCTTCGCCGATATGCAGCTGGGCGCGCACAACGATCCGGGGCACCTGAACGAGCTCGAGCCCTATGTCGGCGCGCGGCGGGTGCGCGAGCGCGCGTGGCCGCTGCGCGATCTCCATGCGGCCGGCGCGCCGGTGGTCCTCAGCTCCGACTACGACGTGGGCGATCTCGACCCGTTCATGGGCATTCAGCGCGCGCTCACCCGCGGCGCCCAGAGCCTCCCCAACTTGGACGCGGCGCTTCGCGCTTACACCGTGAACGCGGCGCGCGCGATGCGCTCGGAGACGCGCACCGGATCGATCGAGCCCGGCAAGCGCGCCGATCTCATCGTGATCGATCGCGATCTCGACGCGACGCCGGCCGACCAGATCGGCGCCACCAAGGTGCTCTGGACCTTGGTGGACGGCCGCGAAGTCTACCGGCGCCGCGCCTTCGATCTCTAGGCGCTCGCCGTCGACGTTCTCGCCGCTAGCCCAAGTCGTAGAGGTTCGGCAGGCCCAGGCGGTAGCGCAGCTGATCGTGCGCCTTGGAGGCTTCGAGCTCGGGTGCGCGATACAAGGTGTGCAGGGTCACCTTGGGCGCGGTCGAGCCCGAGGCCTCGAGCACGCCGTTGGCGGCCATGCGGCCTGCTTCGTTGGCGCCCTCCATGGTGGCCAGATCGATGTCGTTGCGCACGTAGTCGGCGCCGAGGAACAAGTTTGGAATCTTGGTGACGGCGTTGGGCCTCTTCCCCAAGGTGCCCACGGGGTGGATGAGGAGCTGCTCCGAGTTGGCCGCGCCCGGGGTGCCCAGATCGGTGACGGCGGGATCGAGGTGCCACGAGTGCCAGCCCTCTTCGGGGAGCACCTCGTCCCCCGTGTCCTCCAGGTGCGCCCGCAGCTGCGCCCACACCTCCTCGGCGACCTGCTGCCGTGTGCACTCTTTGGCGGTCTTGCCATAGAGGATGCCCTTTTTGTTCCATTCGGAGATATCGACCGAGAGGCAATCGACCACCGTGCCATCGCCGAAGCTCTTGGCGAAGTCCTGCGGCCAGAACTGCGCCTGGCAAATGGAGGTGAGCGCCCACGGCGAGTCCATGTAGTTGACGTGGCCTTTGACGATGGGCGGCCGGCGCCGAAGGAAGTATTGCAGTCCGACCATCCAATCCGTGTCGAGGGTGACGGCCTTTCGCAGCGCGGGATCGGCGGCCAAAATGTCCGGGCCCCAGATCGTCCGACAGTGCTCGATGGGGATGGCGCACACGTACCAATCGGCCTTGATCTCCCGGGTGGCGCCCGCTTTGTTCGTCACGGTCGCCCCCGCGATCGCGCCGCCGTCGAGCGCCATGCCGGTGACCTTCCAGCCCAGCTCGAGCTGCACGCCCAAGCTCGCCAGGTGCGCGAGCCATGGATGGATCCAGGCTTCATTGGTGGGCGCGTCGAGGAGCCTGTCCGGTGATTGGTAGTTCCCGCGGCGCAGCGCGGACCAGAGGAAGGCCTCGACCATATGGGCGACCGTCCACGTGCTCGCCACCTCCGCCTTGGTGGCGACGACATTGCGCGTGACGCCGAGCGCCAACATCCGCTGATACTCCGGCGACATTTTGGCGGCGCGCACGAAATCCCACCAGGGCGTGTGCTCCCATTGCCCGAAGCGGCGCTCGTCGCAGCTGGTGAGAAAGACCAAAATGCGATTGGCAAAATAGGCCAGCTCGTTCGGCGGTAGATGCATATTGGTCTCGAGCCAGCCGGCCAAGAGCTGCCGGAGCGCTTCGGGGGTGAGCCAGGAGGGCGCGTCCGCCGCGTCGAGCGGGATGAAGATGTCGTGCCGCCCGCCCGCGCGCGACATGCGGATGGTGCTGCCGTCGATCAAGTTGCCGAGGCAACCATTTCGGTTGCCGGGGAAGGGAATACGGCTCATCGTATCCGGCAAGTTTTGATAGAAGCCCGGAAAGAACCGAAATCCGTGCTCGCCCGGGAGATCTTTGCGACCATTTCGTCCGGTCCCAGGCACGGGGATGCTGCGCGCTTTGCCACCGAACCCCACCGGCTCGTACACCACGACCGAGAAACCCCGCTCCGCGAGCTCGTGGGCGGCCGTCAATCCGCCCACGCCACCCCCGAGCACCGCCACGTTCTTGCCCGGCGCTCCCGAGCTCGCCCATGCCGTGGAACGTCCACCGAGCCCCAACGTGCCAGCCACTCCCACCGCGCCGGCAAGAACCTGTCGCCTCGTCGTACCTGACATGTGTTTTCTCCCTGTGCCGCAAGCTACGTTTGCCAAACAGTAGAGAGCAGGAGAGGCGCTCTGACAAGGATAGTTGGTAATCGCAGACTGCGCGCCCGAATCATTTCGGTGCCGCAGGACGATTTAACGTCATGCGCTTTTCCATCGCGCGTGTCCCGTTTTG contains these protein-coding regions:
- a CDS encoding LysR family transcriptional regulator codes for the protein MATKIEELDINLLLAFDALLDSHNVTQAARKLGITQPALSARLGRLRALFDDRLFIPGASGRGVVPTFRALELKPLVHDVVEHLRALTTPMVAFDPARSARTFVLAAYENPGTVLATRLVPRVRARAPAIRLAFVLPQPGAMAAELESGKVDLFIGGTGRADSTLMSRTLFKEDFVTAQRKGHPRGTGPLTLQEFCTLEHLLVSSRGGGFSGLVDEALERRGCERRVTVSVQSYAMAPLIVANSDLVCTLPRRFLQRFASSIDAVSPPVELEHFEFVAYWHERSHHDPGHRWLRQLVFAVAEETGAPTAPAR
- a CDS encoding MBL fold metallo-hydrolase, which produces MMTKSRIGLFGLALAFALAAHPAKVEAQSTASAPATPSYNKPRLQVPGVYRFDVGDLHLTALSDGSVAQDLHQLLTNTTPGEVDRWLHRSYLTNPVEASINVYVIESGPRLVLVDTGAGELFGPGNGGKLVSSLAAAGFRPQQITDILITHVHSDHIGGLMADGNLVFPNATVHVAKADVDFFLDRSNAARTGYDIKYFDQAIKILKPYVDLGKVRTFRWTTEVLPGITASLHPGHTPGTAFFVAESRGEKICFIGDIIHVAAVQFPRPNITITYDLDPRNAAWVRAQNFPIFARERVLIGAPHLSFPGVGHIRGEGDGGYSWVPVDYTNRQVK
- a CDS encoding FAD-dependent oxidoreductase; its protein translation is MAGTLGLGGRSTAWASSGAPGKNVAVLGGGVGGLTAAHELAERGFSVVVYEPVGFGGKARSIPVPGTGRNGRKDLPGEHGFRFFPGFYQNLPDTMSRIPFPGNRNGCLGNLIDGSTIRMSRAGGRHDIFIPLDAADAPSWLTPEALRQLLAGWLETNMHLPPNELAYFANRILVFLTSCDERRFGQWEHTPWWDFVRAAKMSPEYQRMLALGVTRNVVATKAEVASTWTVAHMVEAFLWSALRRGNYQSPDRLLDAPTNEAWIHPWLAHLASLGVQLELGWKVTGMALDGGAIAGATVTNKAGATREIKADWYVCAIPIEHCRTIWGPDILAADPALRKAVTLDTDWMVGLQYFLRRRPPIVKGHVNYMDSPWALTSICQAQFWPQDFAKSFGDGTVVDCLSVDISEWNKKGILYGKTAKECTRQQVAEEVWAQLRAHLEDTGDEVLPEEGWHSWHLDPAVTDLGTPGAANSEQLLIHPVGTLGKRPNAVTKIPNLFLGADYVRNDIDLATMEGANEAGRMAANGVLEASGSTAPKVTLHTLYRAPELEASKAHDQLRYRLGLPNLYDLG
- a CDS encoding amidohydrolase family protein — encoded protein: MNERPYLDLASPPRMAFAALTSLFLACGVDHPSGKPSDPTLGADGRPSPAARPSDGGAKGDGRAPAQWVLRHGRIRTMREAQPFAEAVAVRDGAIVFVGANDRAGEYIGSGTRVVDLRGRYVLPGLHDVHQHTIEAHVPVVSCRLDPEVTNPEDYVRAVKRCQTAEGTSWVLGNGHEIETILAAKRPPRAILDDAIPDRPVAILDSTSHSTWVNTRALEVLGITASTRDPQGGLILREPSGKPNGLLIDAAGEWPWDRALAVNPTLARINDRALLDAMAHDNSVGITSACDARVYWERGYLDAYRRAEAKGEMSVRMVLGLWAYPLKDDDTQIGMLKGMYRDQGGMVRVSQIKIYADGLTQNTTAALLEPYLAKTLGPDRGLEYFPPARLVRYVRELQGTGFDMHIHTIGDRGVRQALDAIESVRGEPGGAAARHRLTHVELVHPRDVPRFRALGVFADMQLGAHNDPGHLNELEPYVGARRVRERAWPLRDLHAAGAPVVLSSDYDVGDLDPFMGIQRALTRGAQSLPNLDAALRAYTVNAARAMRSETRTGSIEPGKRADLIVIDRDLDATPADQIGATKVLWTLVDGREVYRRRAFDL